The following coding sequences lie in one Psychrilyobacter atlanticus DSM 19335 genomic window:
- a CDS encoding BMC domain-containing protein, which translates to MATLNALGMIETKGLVAAVEAADAMVKAANVTLVGKEMIGGGLVTVLVRGDVGAVKAATDAGAAAADRVGDLISVHVIPRPHSEVEIILPKAITK; encoded by the coding sequence ATGGCAACTTTAAATGCATTAGGAATGATTGAAACAAAGGGGTTAGTAGCAGCAGTAGAAGCAGCAGACGCAATGGTAAAAGCAGCAAATGTAACATTAGTAGGGAAAGAAATGATCGGTGGAGGATTAGTTACTGTATTAGTTAGAGGAGATGTTGGGGCTGTTAAAGCGGCTACAGACGCAGGAGCAGCAGCAGCAGATAGAGTTGGAGATTTAATTTCTGTTCATGTAATTCCAAGACCTCATTCAGAAGTTGAAATTATTTTACCAAAAGCAATAACTAAATAG